In Methanomicrobiales archaeon, the genomic window TTTATTCTTTTACTATGAGGACATCCCAAAATTATTAGACCATGAGAACCTTGGCCGGGCATATAGCATTTCGGGAAATCGACGACGACCTCTGGGAGATTCTCAGGAAGCATCTGCCTCCCCAGAAACCGCACATCGGCCGGCCCCGACGGGATCCCCGTCGGCTCCTCAATGGCATCCTCTACGTCCTGCCCACCAGGTGCACCTGGAGCGATGTGATCGCACACTACGGTACCAAATCGACGGTACACAGGTACCTCCCTGAACTCAGTAAGCGGGGAGCCCATCAGGCGATCTTCCTCGACCTTCTCCAGGCCGCCTACGACCTTCAAAAGCTCGATCTTGCCCACTGCATCACCGATACCAAGGATATCCCCGCGAAAATAGGAGAGATATCGGGCACGATGGCTACAAGAAGGGGGACGGGAACAAACTCAGTGCTCTGGTTAATCAGAACGGTTGCCCCATAGCCTGAATAATTGCTCCAGCGAACACCCACGATTCTCTCCTCTATAAACCAACGGTGGAAGCCTTCGAGATTCCTGGCAGAGATGAGCAACCGGGGGTCATCACCGCGGATGCGTCCTACGAATCTCATGTCATCCGCCGCTATAACCGGAACCGGTGTATAAAGAGCAACATCCGGATCAATCCGAGAAACCGGAAATATCCCAAGCGGTAAAGACCGGATCAGCTGAATAAGAAACTCTATAAGAGACGGGGCGCTATAGAACGGTTTTTCAGATAGATCGAGGCCTTCAAGATGATCGTTCCCCGATACGAACGGTATTAACACGCATTCCTGGGGCTCATATACCTGGCCTGTGCCCGCATGATCTGGAGAGTTTTGGGATGACCTCTATGTAAAGAGGCGATTAGAGGCCCTATCGAGCGCTGTTATCTTTTCTCTATCGAGTAAAATAGCGTGAAAAGCTGTTGCAAGGTTGTCAATATTTGTCTGGAAGAAGCGCTCAGGCATAGTTGGGTTTTGAGGTCGATCCTAGTTTCAGATGCTATTGTTTCTAGTGTCCTGGATGCCATGCCTGCGATAGTAAATTATGTTCACTGGATAATAGCAGCATGTAGTTCAATTTTCAGTTTAAAA contains:
- a CDS encoding transposase, translated to MRTLAGHIAFREIDDDLWEILRKHLPPQKPHIGRPRRDPRRLLNGILYVLPTRCTWSDVIAHYGTKSTVHRYLPELSKRGAHQAIFLDLLQAAYDLQKLDLAHCITDTKDIPAKIGEISGTMATRRGTGTNSVLWLIRTVAP